In one Denitratisoma sp. genomic region, the following are encoded:
- a CDS encoding Gx transporter family protein produces the protein MTASPIELTPTADDHRIARYAAAAIALSVVEAAIPMPLPGVKPGLANIITLVVLARYGWRDAVWVSLLRVVAGSLLIGQFLAPGFFLSLAGALSSLVALGLAMHLPARAFGPVSQSLIAAFAHIAGQLAVARLWLVPHDGLFYLVPFFALAALLFGLANGLAAAKLLEETRPA, from the coding sequence ATGACAGCCTCGCCTATTGAACTGACGCCCACCGCCGACGACCACCGCATCGCGCGCTATGCGGCGGCGGCCATCGCCCTGTCGGTGGTGGAGGCGGCCATCCCGATGCCGCTGCCGGGCGTGAAGCCGGGCCTCGCCAACATCATCACGCTCGTCGTGCTGGCGCGCTACGGCTGGCGCGACGCCGTCTGGGTGTCGCTGCTGCGCGTGGTGGCGGGCAGCCTGCTGATCGGCCAGTTCCTCGCGCCGGGATTCTTCCTCAGCCTGGCCGGCGCGCTGTCCAGCCTCGTCGCGCTGGGCCTCGCCATGCACCTGCCGGCGCGCGCCTTCGGCCCGGTGAGCCAGAGCCTGATCGCCGCCTTCGCCCACATTGCCGGCCAGCTCGCCGTGGCGCGGCTGTGGCTGGTGCCGCACGACGGCCTGTTCTACCTCGTGCCGTTCTTCGCCCTCGCCGCGTTACTATTCGGTCTCGCCAACGGACTCGCCGCGGCGAAGCTGCTCGAGGAAACGCGCCCCGCATGA
- a CDS encoding NusG domain II-containing protein, with amino-acid sequence MKSFRRFMKPGDWAVLLGFAAATAALAPVAFQGGAAEKAVVRRDGVVVAELPLTRAARIEVPGALGTSVIEVQPGRARVAADPGPRQYCVRQGWLSQPNAIAICAPSHLSLSIAGRASSHDSLAY; translated from the coding sequence GTGAAATCCTTCCGGCGCTTCATGAAGCCCGGCGACTGGGCCGTGCTGCTCGGCTTCGCCGCCGCCACCGCCGCGCTGGCGCCGGTCGCCTTCCAGGGCGGCGCGGCCGAGAAGGCGGTGGTGCGCCGCGACGGCGTCGTCGTCGCCGAGCTGCCGCTCACGCGGGCGGCCCGCATCGAGGTGCCGGGCGCGCTCGGCACCAGCGTCATCGAGGTGCAGCCGGGCCGCGCCCGCGTCGCTGCCGATCCCGGCCCGCGCCAGTACTGCGTGCGCCAGGGCTGGCTCAGCCAGCCCAACGCCATCGCCATCTGCGCGCCCAGCCACCTCAGCCTGTCCATCGCCGGCCGCGCCTCCAGCCATGACAGCCTCGCCTATTGA
- a CDS encoding flavin prenyltransferase UbiX: MKTVVVAFTGASGLPYGLRLVECLIAAGVQVQLLYSQVAQIVARQEMDLALPSRAAEAEQLLTERFGPAPGQLKVYGREEWFAPPASGSNPPDAMVICPCTMGTLAAVAAGLSKDLIERAADVVLKEGRKLILVPRETPFSQIHLENMLRLARAGAVILPPNPGFYNRPQSVAELVDFVVARILDQLGVPHALAARWGEGGD, from the coding sequence ATGAAAACCGTCGTCGTCGCCTTCACCGGCGCCTCCGGCCTGCCTTACGGCCTGCGCCTGGTGGAATGCCTGATCGCCGCCGGCGTGCAGGTGCAGCTGCTCTATTCGCAGGTGGCGCAGATCGTGGCGCGGCAGGAGATGGACCTCGCCCTGCCGTCGCGCGCCGCCGAGGCGGAGCAGTTGCTCACGGAGCGCTTCGGGCCGGCGCCCGGCCAGCTCAAGGTGTACGGCCGCGAGGAATGGTTCGCGCCGCCGGCCTCCGGCTCGAACCCGCCCGACGCGATGGTGATCTGCCCATGCACCATGGGCACGCTGGCGGCGGTTGCCGCCGGGCTCTCGAAGGACCTGATCGAGCGCGCCGCCGATGTCGTGCTGAAGGAGGGCCGCAAGCTGATCCTGGTGCCGCGCGAGACGCCGTTCTCGCAGATCCACCTCGAGAACATGCTGCGGCTGGCGCGCGCCGGCGCGGTGATCCTGCCGCCCAACCCCGGCTTCTACAACCGTCCGCAGAGCGTCGCCGAACTCGTCGACTTCGTCGTCGCGCGCATCCTCGACCAGCTCGGCGTGCCGCATGCGCTCGCCGCCCGCTGGGGCGAGGGCGGAGACTGA